A genomic stretch from Hemibagrus wyckioides isolate EC202008001 linkage group LG18, SWU_Hwy_1.0, whole genome shotgun sequence includes:
- the LOC131369315 gene encoding vitelline membrane outer layer protein 1-like — protein MYFLLVLPLLMLSFGECASVNDTQSRLIGPIPSSISVSNGQIWGTWGTSERCPTGTYATGFSLKVEPRQGTFRDDTALNAIALHCSKPKGLNSIVGSSTTIKSTEGSWGSWSQPFWCSRGVLKSFQLRVEKKQGLGDDTAANNIRFQCSTDQVLEGNGMSWGSWGSWSPLCGGTGICGIQTKVEAPQGKKDDTSLNDVRFDCCR, from the exons ATGTATTTTCTGCTTGTTTTGCCTCTGCTCATGCTCTCCTTCGGGGAGTGTGCAAGTGTCAACGACACACAAAGCAGACTTATCGGTCCAATTCCCAGTTCGATCTCTGTGTCTAATGGACAGATCTGGGGAACATGGGGAACTTCAGAGAGGTGTCCTACAGGCACCTATGCTACAGGCTTTAGCCTCAAG gttgAGCCACGTCAGGGGACTTTTAGAGATGACACAGCCCTAAATGCAATTGCTCTTCACTGCTCTAAGCCCAAAGGCCTCAACAGTATTGTTGGGTCCTCCACAACTATCAAATCTACTGAAGgaag ctGGGGGTCTTGGTCACAGCCTTTTTGGTGCTCCAGAGGAGTACTGAAATCTTTCCAGCTACGAGTAGAGAAAAAGCAGGGATTGGGAGATGATACTGCTGCTAATAACATAAG gTTTCAGTGCTCCACAGACCAGGTGTTGGAAGGCAATGGTATGAGCTGGGGTAGCTGGGGTTCCTGGAGCCCACTTTGTGGTGGAACTGGGATTTGCGGCATCCAAACAAAAGTGGAGGCACCTCAGGGCAAAAAAGATGACACCAGTCTTAATGATGTCCGCTTTGATTGCTGCCGCTAA
- the LOC131369339 gene encoding uncharacterized protein LOC131369339 — translation MISVLYFSQPLGAGELDSTWHNIQFLSSEFPSSQSGSVDIRRYFLWMRRGPESRVCWFSTTETRYLNHLGFPYNTSIEDCFTGIQSVSGRVTEIVSCNRVEASVIVALDGYMQQTFKKVTCTYLHIATDGQLDTCTWEKKYIESPHSEAQSEPDSEESEETPEEVEVPFISCHLRERGVTEIGVKLPALRQAFATLLASSHNQNFLFVAGKKIVMRLAAASKQEAVRVQLAYEDLIRFLRTPSNQGSIAAELSWENLHHYNFVDVFYELLIFRCFTSGLVPETKFKGGFLERLMALIRTWEADMWEPASQIYFNELIVQLTDLCEVLFSQPLELFYYPAALAHAVRRLLMQHVQLMMDNLEKL, via the exons ATGATCTCGGTGCTCTATTTTTCACAGCCTCTCGGTGCTGGAGAGCTGGACAGCACCTGGcataatattcagttcctctcttcTGAGTTCCCCagctcccagtctggg TCAGTGGACATCCGGAGATACTTCCTCTGGATGAGAAGGGGTCCGGAGAGTCGCGTCTGCTGGTTCAGCACCACCGAGACGCGCTACTTGAATCACCTG ggattcccttataaTACCAGCATCGAGGACTgcttcactggcattcag agCGTATCTGGGAGGGTTACGGAAATCGTTTCCTGTAACCGTGTGGAGGCGTCAGTCATCGTGGCACTTGACGGTTACATG caGCAAACCTTTAAGAAGGTGACCTGCACGTACCTTCACATTGCCACAGATGGTCAGCTGGACACCTGCACTTGGGAGAAGAAATATATCGAGTCTCCCCATAGTGAGGCACAGAGTGAGCCCGACTCGGAG gagagtgaggagacccccgaggaggtggaggtgccctttattag ctgccatcttagAGAAAGAGGGGTGACCGAGATCGGCGTGAAGCTGCCTGCTCTCCGccaggcgtttgct actctgctGGCCAGCAGCCACAATCAAAACTTCTTGTTTGTGGCTGGAAAAAAGATCGtaatgcgactggcagcagctagcAAGCAG GAGGCAGTTCGTGTGCAGCTGGCCTACGAGGATCTCATcagattcctgaggacgccatCTAACCAGGGATCCATTGCAGCTGAGCTTTCCTGGGAAAAT CTCCACCATTACAACTTTGTGGATGTGTTTTATGAGCTGCTCATCTTCCGATGCTTTACCAGCGGCTTagtacctgagaca AAGTTTAAGGGAGGATTTTTGGAGCGACTGATGGCACTCATCAGAACGTGGGAGGCAGACATGTGGGAGCCTGCATCGCAGATTTATTTCAACGAGCTTATC GTTCAGCTGACAGATCTTTGTGAAGTTCTGTTTTCTCAGCCCCTGGAGCTGTTCTACTACCCAGCAGCTTTAGCCCATGCAGTTCGTCGCCTTCTCATGCAGCatgtccagctgatgatggacaatTTGGAGAAGCTTTGA
- the LOC131369151 gene encoding vitelline membrane outer layer protein 1-like, with amino-acid sequence MGFVSSIILPLLVLCFGQLMSDSSGQIVERTYSGKIGVNNGMVWGSWGHRDMCPYGTYATGFKYVENALGDGDDTALNGIALRCTKPMGSTKEPQPYSTVQSDAGSWGSWTQNIWCPKGVLQAFQLRVESGQGRGDDTAANNIRFSCTGGVELTGSGMYWGEWGGWSEKCVGAGICGIQTKVESPQGSGDDTALNDVTFYCCD; translated from the exons ATGGGGTTTGTGAGTAGTATTATTTTGCCTCTGTTAGTTCTCTGCTTTGGGCAGCTCATGAGTGACAGCAGTGGACAGATAGTTGAGAGGACGTATTCAGGCAAGATTGGAGTTAATAACGGAATGGTCTGGGGCTCATGGGGACATCGTGATATGTGTCCCTATGGGACCTATGCTACAGGCTTTAA ATAT GTTGAAAACGCACTAGGAGATGGGGATGACACAGCCCTAAACGGAATTGCCCTTCGCTGCACTAAACCCATGGGCTCCACAAAGGAGCCTCAGCCCTATTCTACAGTCCAATCTGATGCCGGCAG CTGGGGGTCTTGGACGCAGAACATTTGGTGCCCAAAAGGAGTGCTACAGGCATTTCAGCTACGAGTAGAATCCGGTCAAGGACGAGGTGATGATACTGCTGCTAACAACATAAG GTTCTCATGCACTGGAGGGGTAGAGTTGACCGGCAGTGGCATGTACTGGGGAGAATGGGGTGGATGGAGTGAAAAATGTGTTGGAGCAGGGATATGTGGAATCCAAACAAAAGTAGAGTCACCACAGGGTTCAGGAGACGACACCGCTCTTAATGACGTCACTTTTTACTGCTGTGATTAA